The following proteins are encoded in a genomic region of Chryseobacterium cucumeris:
- a CDS encoding T9SS type A sorting domain-containing protein, whose product MKKIFTLAGLTLLTSFSNAQIVINEIYGGNANSGAVLKNNYIVLKNIGTTLVSLTGASIQYAPAIGAFTEYHTLPDLTLGPEETYLIQESAIEGGVENLPTPDFIATTIVNFDGTPNKSSGLKISNVSGKVALAGNIVQVTGPSASNVLDFVGYGSNADQFKGDGPAPSPTTTTAIRRNLVGSNDNMADFSLEGSVKSGFVQNPFIKDSKVVFGTEVKDVKVYDTFRQVVKKSPTKLASTLDIAELPKGTYIVTGTINNIPISQKIIKD is encoded by the coding sequence ATGAAAAAAATCTTTACTCTTGCTGGACTTACATTATTAACTTCTTTTTCAAATGCTCAGATTGTGATCAATGAGATCTATGGCGGGAATGCCAATTCAGGAGCTGTATTAAAGAATAATTATATCGTCCTTAAAAATATCGGAACTACTTTGGTTTCTTTGACGGGAGCAAGTATTCAATATGCTCCGGCGATAGGAGCTTTTACAGAATATCATACGCTTCCGGATTTGACATTAGGACCTGAAGAAACCTATTTGATTCAGGAATCAGCGATTGAAGGTGGTGTCGAAAATCTGCCAACACCGGATTTTATTGCAACAACAATCGTAAATTTTGATGGGACTCCCAATAAATCTTCCGGATTAAAAATTTCCAACGTATCAGGAAAAGTTGCATTAGCGGGAAATATAGTGCAGGTCACAGGACCTTCTGCATCCAATGTCCTGGATTTTGTAGGGTACGGATCCAATGCAGATCAGTTTAAAGGAGACGGGCCGGCTCCATCTCCCACTACAACCACGGCTATCAGAAGAAATTTAGTAGGAAGTAATGATAATATGGCAGACTTTTCCCTAGAAGGCAGCGTGAAGTCAGGCTTTGTACAGAATCCATTTATAAAAGACAGTAAAGTAGTGTTCGGAACTGAGGTGAAAGATGTGAAAGTTTATGATACATTCAGACAGGTCGTTAAAAAATCACCTACTAAGCTGGCCTCAACTCTTGATATTGCAGAGCTTCCAAAAGGAACTTATATTGTGACGGGAACCATTAACAATATTCCGATCTCACAGAAAATAATAAAAGATTAG
- a CDS encoding T9SS type A sorting domain-containing protein translates to MKKLYSLFATVALSAVVFAQTTYLWDGSSVNPISGTNATISNVAFAATQGNNNGTTNLITATSVSTGYAGASGSSNFGAAAFKEPLSTATSTYFSVTVTPVAGNKVTLNSLNFGSRGTSTGPGKITVYSSIDNYATAIGTVNVNNNSTWTLNNITFSGSNLVGAESAPVTLRIYGSDSPGTGTPSLGTANWRIDDISLTVTASSATLAVIDSKNIKAGNFVKNSFVKNNEIVFGSDVKDVKIFNSFGQLVKEVSVRQNETVSVAELAKGNYIVTGTVNNQPVSQKVLKD, encoded by the coding sequence ATGAAAAAACTTTATTCTCTTTTTGCAACAGTTGCACTGAGCGCAGTGGTTTTTGCGCAAACAACTTACCTTTGGGATGGTAGTTCTGTAAATCCTATTTCCGGTACCAATGCTACTATTTCAAATGTGGCATTTGCAGCAACTCAGGGAAATAATAATGGTACTACCAATTTAATAACTGCTACATCTGTATCTACAGGATATGCAGGAGCAAGTGGATCCAGTAATTTTGGTGCTGCAGCTTTTAAAGAACCACTTTCAACTGCAACAAGCACCTATTTTAGTGTTACTGTTACTCCTGTTGCGGGTAACAAAGTAACTTTGAATTCTCTAAATTTCGGGTCGAGAGGGACATCTACAGGTCCCGGAAAGATTACAGTATATTCAAGCATCGATAATTATGCAACAGCGATAGGAACTGTAAACGTTAACAATAACAGTACATGGACCTTGAATAATATTACTTTTTCAGGGAGTAATTTAGTAGGTGCAGAATCAGCTCCGGTTACACTAAGAATCTATGGAAGTGACAGCCCTGGTACAGGAACTCCATCTTTGGGTACTGCCAATTGGAGAATAGATGATATTTCTTTAACTGTTACTGCATCTAGCGCCACTTTAGCTGTTATCGATTCTAAAAACATAAAGGCAGGAAACTTTGTAAAGAACTCTTTCGTTAAAAATAATGAAATTGTTTTCGGATCTGATGTAAAAGATGTGAAGATCTTCAATAGCTTCGGACAGCTTGTAAAAGAAGTTTCTGTAAGACAAAATGAAACGGTAAGCGTTGCTGAATTGGCAAAAGGAAACTATATCGTTACAGGTACAGTAAACAACCAGCCGGTTTCTCAGAAAGTTCTTAAAGACTAA